In the genome of Pseudomonas putida, one region contains:
- a CDS encoding TetR/AcrR family transcriptional regulator, translating into MTRQLRWGDASRMDSAEQGRQQILECALAAMSEVGPDGFAIDDVARRANISRRTLYRYFATKQELVQAVISSENAGFFSAMQQQLVGFEDDFERYLEECLCFAVRYRDQHRGGFHQGYLAKAASPEVFAYILEDIAPLWQQLLAGPFARHVERHGASVSLDDSIALISRLCLAYCLVPEAPAQIRKQLRLLRHISA; encoded by the coding sequence ATGACCCGACAACTGCGCTGGGGCGATGCCAGCCGTATGGACAGTGCCGAGCAAGGGCGACAGCAGATCCTGGAGTGCGCCTTGGCGGCGATGAGCGAAGTGGGCCCGGATGGTTTTGCCATCGACGACGTGGCGCGCCGGGCGAATATTTCCCGGCGCACGCTGTACCGCTACTTCGCCACCAAGCAGGAACTGGTGCAGGCGGTGATCAGCAGCGAAAACGCCGGGTTCTTCAGTGCCATGCAGCAACAGCTGGTCGGCTTCGAGGACGATTTCGAGCGCTACCTGGAAGAATGCCTGTGCTTTGCCGTGCGCTATCGCGACCAGCACCGAGGCGGGTTTCACCAGGGCTACCTGGCCAAAGCGGCCAGCCCCGAGGTGTTCGCCTACATCCTCGAGGACATCGCGCCGTTGTGGCAGCAACTGCTGGCCGGCCCCTTCGCGCGCCATGTCGAGCGCCACGGCGCCAGCGTCAGCCTGGACGACAGCATCGCCCTGATCAGCCGGCTATGCCTGGCCTACTGCCTGGTGCCCGAGGCGCCGGCGCAAATCCGCAAGCAACTGCGCCTGCTGCGCCACATCAGTGCCTGA
- a CDS encoding Rieske 2Fe-2S domain-containing protein, translated as MSTLHRIEAKLLEDRYARGWHCLGLAAQYRDGKAHRLDVFGTRLVAFQGEDGQLNILDGYCPHMGADLSTGCVEGNAIRCPFHSWRWNADGVCDDIPYAKRIPPRAKIKRWPTMEQNHLLFVWNDPEGNAPIAEQAIPRIDACFDDTWANWEIADLKIDTNCRELIDNVADMAHFGSVHGAPVDEFSNVFEGHTAAQIMRARSERLSGDSELTTVATYYGPAYQITEMTGAMGGQPIHSILLNCHVPIDLNSFTLRYGVLVKKIPGLSEEENQAIAKAYVKQAQEAFYEDVAIWHTKTRVDNPLLCDGDGPVYQLRRWYEQFYTDVALLADETRDSKQFVVRSSERA; from the coding sequence ATGAGCACGCTGCACCGTATCGAAGCCAAACTGCTGGAAGACCGCTACGCGCGCGGTTGGCACTGCCTGGGCCTGGCGGCTCAGTACCGTGATGGCAAGGCGCACCGGCTGGATGTGTTCGGCACCCGCCTGGTGGCCTTCCAGGGCGAAGACGGCCAGTTGAACATCCTCGATGGCTATTGCCCGCACATGGGCGCCGACCTGAGCACCGGCTGCGTCGAAGGCAACGCCATCCGCTGCCCCTTCCACAGCTGGCGCTGGAACGCGGACGGTGTGTGCGACGACATCCCCTACGCCAAGCGCATCCCGCCACGGGCCAAGATCAAGCGCTGGCCGACCATGGAGCAGAACCACCTGCTGTTCGTCTGGAACGACCCCGAAGGCAACGCGCCGATCGCCGAGCAGGCCATCCCGCGCATCGATGCCTGCTTCGACGACACCTGGGCCAACTGGGAAATCGCCGACCTCAAGATCGACACCAACTGCCGGGAACTGATCGACAACGTCGCCGACATGGCGCACTTCGGCTCGGTCCATGGCGCGCCGGTCGATGAGTTCAGCAACGTCTTCGAAGGCCACACCGCCGCCCAGATCATGCGCGCGCGCAGTGAGCGGTTGTCCGGGGACAGCGAGCTGACCACCGTGGCCACCTACTACGGCCCGGCCTACCAGATCACCGAAATGACCGGCGCCATGGGCGGCCAGCCGATCCACTCGATCCTGCTCAACTGCCACGTGCCGATCGACCTCAACAGCTTCACCCTGCGCTATGGCGTGCTGGTCAAGAAGATCCCGGGATTGTCCGAGGAAGAAAACCAGGCCATCGCCAAGGCCTACGTCAAGCAGGCCCAGGAAGCCTTCTACGAAGACGTCGCCATCTGGCACACCAAGACCCGCGTCGACAACCCGCTGCTGTGCGACGGGGATGGCCCGGTGTACCAGTTGCGCCGCTGGTACGAGCAGTTCTACACCGACGTCGCCCTGCTGGCCGACGAGACCCGCGACAGCAAGCAATTCGTCGTGCGTAGCAGCGAGCGCGCCTGA
- a CDS encoding alpha/beta hydrolase: protein MPLDTQMAAVLQGFTAQGEPDYATLDAVQYRLHADNLMPPLPGADMAEVRDLQVAGAAGLLPARLYRPVARDDLPLLVFFHGGGFVIGNLDTHDNLCRALALETSAVVVSVGYRLAPEARFPAAPEDCYAATCWLVEQADALGVDARRLAVAGDSAGGNLAIAVSRLARERQGPAIRHQCLFYPVTDAACDSASYRDFAEGYLLSRAMMGWFWAQYLERAEQGTDPLVSPLRDEYLQGLPTTTLLTAEYDPLRDEGEAFAERLQAAGVAVRLQRCEGMVHGFISMAPFVEAAARALQGAAADIRRALS, encoded by the coding sequence ATGCCCCTCGATACCCAGATGGCCGCCGTGCTCCAGGGCTTCACCGCCCAGGGCGAGCCGGACTACGCCACCCTCGATGCCGTGCAGTACCGCCTGCACGCCGACAACCTGATGCCGCCGCTGCCAGGGGCGGACATGGCCGAAGTGCGCGACCTCCAAGTGGCCGGCGCGGCGGGCCTGCTGCCGGCGCGCCTGTACCGCCCGGTGGCCCGTGATGACCTGCCGCTGCTGGTGTTCTTCCATGGTGGCGGTTTTGTCATCGGCAACCTCGACACCCACGACAACCTGTGCCGCGCCCTGGCCCTGGAGACCAGCGCGGTGGTGGTGTCGGTAGGCTATCGCCTGGCGCCGGAAGCGCGCTTTCCAGCAGCGCCCGAGGACTGCTACGCCGCCACCTGCTGGTTGGTCGAGCAGGCCGATGCGCTGGGGGTGGACGCCCGCCGCCTGGCGGTGGCCGGGGACAGCGCCGGCGGCAACCTGGCCATCGCCGTGAGCCGGCTGGCCCGGGAGCGCCAGGGGCCGGCGATCCGTCACCAATGCTTGTTCTACCCGGTGACGGATGCGGCGTGCGACAGCGCGTCCTATCGCGACTTCGCCGAGGGTTACCTGTTGTCGCGGGCGATGATGGGGTGGTTCTGGGCGCAGTACCTGGAGCGTGCCGAGCAGGGCACCGACCCCTTGGTATCGCCCCTGCGTGACGAGTACCTGCAGGGCCTGCCGACCACCACGCTGCTGACCGCCGAGTACGACCCGCTGCGCGATGAGGGCGAGGCCTTCGCCGAGCGCCTGCAGGCAGCCGGGGTGGCGGTGCGTTTGCAGCGCTGCGAGGGCATGGTGCATGGCTTCATCAGCATGGCGCCATTCGTCGAGGCGGCCGCCCGGGCGTTGCAGGGCGCCGCGGCGGACATTCGCCGGGCGTTGTCCTGA
- a CDS encoding invasin domain 3-containing protein: MSRFGTARVQINVDDKLSLASSSLDLLLPVHDTEKHLLFTQGSIHRTDDRNQANLGVGVRRFNDDYMVGVNSFFDHDLSRSHSRLGVGVEYWRDYLKLSANGYHRLSNWRTSPDVVDYEERPANGWDVRAEGWLPSMPQLGGKLAYEKYYGSEVGLFGKDNRKKNPHAVTTGVTYTPIPLLTFSAEQRRGDAGASDTQFGMQFNWNIGQSWSKQTDPNKVAAMRTLAGSRYDLVERNNNIVLEYRKKEVIRLNVARQLAGAGGERKSLQVTVQSKYGLERIDWSAATLLQAGGKIKHLGGSDYQLTLPFYRSGAQAVNTYTLHGVAVDKQGNRSNRSETQVTVNAPVFDAARSTFLPTDSVVPTNGGVQVVTLTVRDGQDGLIDVPLSDLKLAVTRGTASTGAKVSDFSRKSVGVYEVTVTAGTLPETLTLRPSIQNTALTQANISIMDRVPDAGTSAFKVTPSEIDTSGTTVATLTLTANDADGNPVPDIADQLTFIVKDAAGTSPGTGITIGQVTETTAGSYTARLSGTKAGVWTVTPQYKGTALGALNGTVKLVAGPIAAVRSTVTAVPNAIEAGSGEISVLTLTAKDAEDNPITGIADKLSFRVKSSSGSDAGSDITLTAVTESAPGVYKANLSGTKADTWTVTPLFESNALGILADVVLTPGAVDAGTSDFTANPISIVVGAAESELKFNAKDAKGNPVSGLAKDLSFAVQGSTGAPVGSDVTITPLQETTPGTYTAKLSGTKADVWTVTPQLKGTALTSLAADVTLLAGALDTGHSLFTATPDKLEANNKDSSTLEFVAKDAKENPLTGLTSKLTFSVKNDKGENADAGVTIENLSETVAGTYTATLKGSKADTWTVEVLLDSAATGMSDKVILTPGAVDAGTSKFSANPDTIAANKVAKSDLTFNANDAQGNPLSGIAADLTFDVRNSAGDAGGSDVTVEDLKETTPGTYTATLSGTKSDVWTVTPQVNGTALTSLATDVTLVPGALDTGRSVFTVNPKTIEANGSDNSTIELIAKDAKDNPLIGLETQLSFTVKNGLGEDAAAGVTIENISETAAGTYTATLKGTKADTWTVELMLDGTAVGLSDTVELTTGAVDASKSTLLANPDRIEAGGTEKSELTFTARDAHDNPIKGLIGNLVFDVTGSGSAASGDVTVEDLKETTPGTYTAKLSGAKADVWTVTPQVKGTAIGGLTTKVTVVPGALDTGRSSVTVTPDAIVANDIDTSTLEVIVKDAKDNPITGLEGKLTFRAHNEDGQDASTGVIFGSVNVTAAGTYTATVKGSKADTWTVEVWLDGTATGMSDKLILTPDAVDAGRSSVSANPATIAVGGSEKSMLEFIAQDAKGNLIKGLVGDLVFDVTDSSGGAPSGNVIVEGLQETTPGTYTAMLSGTKADVWTVTPKLKGAAIGSLKTEVTLKAGAVDAGKSNFQATPVTIDANNADSSTLTFVAKDAEDNPVTGLAAQVTFSAKDSGNNTAGVTVGSTSEDAANPGTYTATLTGTKADVWTVTPKLAGIDLSSLTEKVTLVPGAPDATTSSFDATPARIDADGSTPSTLKFTALDANKNPISGIAAKLMFKVEGTGGIPAPGEVDIEPIVEDGTTGVYTAKLRGTLVGTYTVTPQADTVSLDTLATSVELFKAGPPADAYSKIEVSKDRVYADGVEQTEILFTAMDASNQPVSGIEDQISFQVQDNGTPVTGITLSAITEKGNTGVYSATLEGTAVGKFKVVPLVEGKELNISEPVELFTSSFEKFRNDYGWEYKIPTSYPQTGYEGAKFTVLLSNNDNPDDYDWTSDAPWLTSRGAGTFEFTAAPTGARLANITAQRKGSPIKHDYQINNKRWFYVSSDSIPRNPSTLEDECNAKGMVVGDSVRYAGGLGFPGVSGFLNEWGSIAPNIADNYFALWDPLNRKWVRIAGTYDDYNNGTPVGVPTDPTRLICMF; encoded by the coding sequence CTGAGCCGCTTCGGCACCGCCCGCGTGCAGATCAACGTCGACGACAAGCTGTCCCTGGCCAGTTCTTCGCTCGACCTGCTGCTGCCGGTACACGACACAGAAAAACACCTGCTCTTCACCCAGGGCAGCATCCACCGTACCGACGACCGCAACCAGGCCAACCTGGGTGTGGGCGTGCGTCGTTTCAACGATGACTACATGGTCGGCGTCAACAGCTTCTTCGACCACGACCTCTCCCGCAGCCACTCGCGCTTGGGCGTAGGCGTGGAGTACTGGCGCGACTACCTCAAGCTCAGCGCCAACGGCTACCACCGCCTCAGCAACTGGCGCACCTCGCCCGATGTGGTCGACTACGAAGAGCGCCCGGCCAACGGCTGGGACGTGCGCGCCGAAGGCTGGCTGCCCTCCATGCCGCAACTGGGCGGCAAGCTGGCCTACGAAAAATACTACGGCAGCGAAGTGGGCCTGTTCGGCAAGGACAACCGCAAGAAAAACCCGCACGCCGTCACCACTGGTGTCACCTACACCCCGATCCCGCTGCTCACCTTCAGCGCCGAGCAACGTCGCGGCGATGCCGGTGCCAGCGATACCCAGTTCGGCATGCAGTTCAACTGGAACATCGGCCAGAGCTGGAGCAAGCAGACCGATCCAAATAAAGTCGCAGCCATGCGCACGCTGGCCGGCAGCCGCTACGACCTGGTCGAGCGCAACAACAACATCGTCCTTGAATACCGCAAGAAAGAAGTCATCCGCCTGAACGTCGCCCGCCAACTGGCCGGGGCCGGTGGCGAGCGTAAATCCCTGCAGGTGACGGTCCAGAGCAAGTACGGCCTGGAGCGCATCGACTGGAGCGCCGCCACCCTGCTGCAGGCCGGTGGCAAGATCAAGCACCTGGGCGGCAGCGACTACCAGCTGACCCTGCCGTTCTATCGCAGCGGCGCCCAGGCAGTGAACACCTATACCCTGCACGGCGTAGCCGTGGACAAGCAAGGCAACCGCTCCAACCGCAGCGAAACACAAGTCACCGTCAACGCGCCCGTATTCGACGCCGCGCGCAGCACCTTCCTGCCCACCGACAGCGTCGTGCCCACCAATGGCGGCGTCCAAGTGGTGACCTTGACCGTGCGCGACGGACAGGACGGTCTGATCGACGTGCCGCTGAGCGACCTGAAGCTGGCCGTGACCCGTGGCACCGCCAGCACCGGCGCCAAGGTGTCGGACTTCAGCCGTAAATCGGTGGGCGTGTACGAAGTGACCGTCACCGCCGGCACGCTGCCGGAGACCCTGACGCTCAGGCCGTCCATCCAGAACACTGCACTGACCCAGGCGAACATCTCGATCATGGACCGGGTACCCGACGCTGGCACCTCGGCCTTCAAGGTCACGCCCAGCGAGATCGACACCAGTGGTACCACCGTGGCCACCCTCACCTTGACGGCCAACGATGCAGACGGCAACCCAGTCCCCGACATCGCCGACCAACTGACCTTTATCGTCAAGGATGCCGCCGGCACCTCGCCTGGCACCGGTATCACCATCGGCCAGGTGACCGAAACCACCGCTGGGAGCTATACCGCGCGCCTCTCCGGCACCAAGGCCGGTGTGTGGACCGTCACCCCACAGTATAAAGGTACCGCCCTCGGCGCCCTCAACGGCACCGTGAAGCTGGTGGCCGGCCCAATCGCGGCCGTGCGCTCGACCGTGACAGCTGTGCCGAACGCCATCGAGGCCGGCAGCGGCGAGATCTCGGTCCTGACACTCACCGCCAAGGACGCCGAAGACAATCCGATCACCGGCATCGCCGACAAACTGTCTTTCCGTGTGAAAAGCAGCAGTGGCAGTGACGCCGGCTCGGACATCACCCTCACCGCCGTGACCGAATCCGCACCTGGCGTCTACAAGGCGAACCTGAGCGGGACCAAAGCCGATACCTGGACCGTAACGCCCCTGTTCGAGAGCAACGCCTTGGGCATCCTGGCCGATGTGGTCCTCACGCCGGGCGCAGTGGACGCCGGCACCTCCGATTTCACCGCCAACCCAATATCCATCGTGGTAGGGGCTGCCGAATCCGAACTGAAGTTCAACGCCAAGGATGCCAAGGGCAATCCTGTTTCCGGCCTCGCGAAAGACCTGAGCTTCGCAGTGCAGGGCAGCACCGGCGCGCCGGTAGGCTCTGATGTGACCATCACCCCCCTGCAGGAAACCACCCCGGGCACCTACACCGCCAAGCTCAGCGGCACGAAGGCCGACGTCTGGACCGTCACCCCGCAGCTCAAAGGCACCGCCCTCACCAGCCTCGCCGCTGACGTGACCCTGCTTGCCGGCGCATTGGACACCGGACACTCCCTCTTTACCGCCACACCGGACAAACTCGAAGCCAACAACAAAGACAGCTCGACACTTGAGTTCGTCGCCAAGGACGCCAAGGAAAACCCCCTCACCGGCCTCACAAGCAAACTGACCTTCAGCGTGAAGAACGACAAGGGTGAGAATGCCGATGCGGGCGTGACCATCGAGAACCTCAGTGAAACCGTGGCAGGTACGTATACCGCCACCCTGAAAGGCTCCAAGGCCGATACCTGGACCGTGGAAGTCTTGCTCGACAGTGCCGCCACCGGCATGAGCGACAAAGTGATCCTGACCCCTGGCGCCGTGGATGCGGGCACCTCCAAATTCTCCGCGAACCCCGACACCATCGCGGCGAACAAGGTTGCCAAGTCCGATTTGACCTTCAACGCCAATGACGCCCAAGGCAACCCCTTGAGCGGTATCGCAGCTGACCTCACCTTCGACGTACGCAATAGCGCCGGCGATGCCGGGGGTAGCGATGTGACCGTGGAAGACCTCAAGGAAACCACCCCGGGCACCTACACCGCTACGCTCAGCGGCACCAAGTCCGATGTCTGGACCGTCACCCCACAGGTCAACGGCACCGCGCTCACCAGCCTCGCCACCGACGTGACCCTGGTGCCAGGCGCATTGGACACTGGACGTTCCGTCTTTACCGTCAACCCAAAAACCATCGAAGCCAATGGCAGCGACAACTCGACGATCGAGCTCATCGCCAAGGACGCCAAGGACAACCCGCTCATCGGCCTCGAAACGCAACTCAGCTTCACCGTGAAGAATGGTCTTGGCGAGGATGCCGCTGCTGGCGTCACCATCGAGAACATCAGTGAAACCGCGGCAGGCACCTATACCGCGACCCTCAAAGGCACCAAGGCCGATACCTGGACCGTAGAACTGATGCTCGACGGCACCGCCGTGGGCTTGAGCGACACCGTGGAGCTGACCACTGGCGCCGTGGATGCCAGCAAGTCCACGCTTCTGGCGAACCCGGACCGCATCGAAGCCGGCGGCACCGAAAAGTCCGAACTGACCTTCACTGCTCGGGATGCCCATGACAACCCGATCAAAGGTCTCATCGGTAACCTCGTCTTCGACGTGACCGGCAGCGGCAGCGCCGCCAGTGGCGACGTGACCGTGGAAGATCTCAAGGAAACCACCCCAGGCACCTACACCGCCAAGCTCAGCGGCGCCAAGGCCGATGTCTGGACCGTCACCCCACAGGTCAAAGGCACCGCCATCGGTGGCCTCACCACCAAAGTGACCGTGGTTCCTGGTGCATTGGACACTGGACGTTCCAGCGTTACCGTCACGCCGGACGCCATCGTCGCCAACGACATCGACACCTCGACGCTCGAGGTCATCGTCAAGGATGCCAAGGACAACCCGATCACCGGCCTCGAAGGCAAACTTACATTCCGCGCGCACAACGAGGATGGCCAGGATGCCAGCACAGGCGTCATCTTCGGTAGTGTCAACGTAACTGCGGCCGGCACTTATACCGCCACCGTGAAAGGCTCCAAGGCCGATACCTGGACCGTGGAAGTCTGGCTCGACGGCACCGCCACCGGCATGAGCGACAAGCTGATCCTGACCCCGGATGCCGTGGATGCAGGCCGCTCCAGTGTTTCGGCAAACCCGGCGACCATTGCCGTTGGCGGTTCCGAGAAGTCCATGCTGGAGTTCATTGCTCAGGATGCCAAAGGCAATCTGATCAAAGGTCTCGTGGGTGACCTCGTCTTCGACGTTACCGACAGCAGCGGCGGCGCGCCAAGTGGCAACGTGATCGTGGAAGGTCTGCAGGAAACCACCCCAGGCACCTACACCGCCATGCTCAGCGGCACCAAGGCCGACGTCTGGACCGTCACGCCAAAGCTCAAGGGGGCCGCCATCGGTAGCCTCAAGACCGAGGTAACCCTCAAAGCGGGCGCCGTCGACGCCGGGAAATCCAATTTCCAGGCCACCCCTGTGACCATCGACGCAAACAACGCGGACAGTTCGACCCTGACATTCGTCGCCAAGGATGCCGAGGACAACCCGGTGACCGGTCTTGCTGCCCAGGTGACCTTCAGCGCCAAAGACAGTGGCAACAACACCGCCGGGGTTACCGTCGGCAGCACCAGCGAAGATGCCGCCAACCCAGGCACCTATACCGCCACGCTTACCGGCACCAAGGCCGATGTCTGGACCGTCACGCCGAAACTCGCTGGCATTGACCTGAGCAGCCTCACTGAAAAAGTGACCCTCGTGCCGGGCGCGCCGGACGCGACCACCTCCAGCTTCGACGCCACTCCTGCGCGCATTGATGCCGATGGTTCGACTCCGTCAACGCTGAAGTTCACTGCCCTGGATGCAAACAAGAACCCGATAAGCGGTATCGCTGCCAAGCTGATGTTCAAGGTCGAGGGTACTGGTGGAATTCCGGCACCTGGCGAGGTCGACATCGAGCCGATCGTGGAGGACGGCACCACCGGTGTATACACTGCCAAGCTGCGCGGCACGCTGGTAGGTACCTATACCGTGACACCACAGGCGGACACTGTAAGCCTGGATACCTTGGCGACTTCCGTCGAGTTGTTCAAAGCAGGTCCACCCGCGGATGCGTACTCCAAAATCGAGGTCAGTAAAGACAGGGTCTACGCGGACGGTGTCGAACAGACCGAAATTCTATTCACGGCGATGGACGCCTCCAACCAGCCCGTCAGCGGTATCGAGGATCAAATCAGCTTCCAGGTACAGGACAATGGGACGCCTGTGACCGGCATCACATTGAGTGCCATTACCGAGAAAGGGAACACCGGTGTTTATTCGGCGACCCTCGAGGGCACAGCCGTGGGTAAGTTCAAAGTGGTTCCACTGGTCGAGGGCAAGGAGTTGAATATCTCTGAGCCAGTCGAATTGTTCACCAGCAGCTTTGAAAAGTTCCGCAACGATTACGGCTGGGAATACAAGATACCCACTTCGTACCCGCAGACCGGTTACGAAGGCGCAAAATTCACCGTTCTACTGAGCAACAACGACAACCCCGACGACTACGACTGGACGTCCGATGCGCCTTGGTTGACATCACGAGGGGCCGGCACCTTCGAGTTCACCGCAGCACCTACCGGCGCGAGACTGGCCAATATTACGGCCCAGCGAAAGGGAAGTCCTATCAAGCACGACTACCAGATAAACAATAAGAGGTGGTTCTATGTGAGCAGCGACAGCATTCCTAGAAACCCCAGTACGCTTGAGGACGAATGCAATGCAAAAGGAATGGTTGTAGGAGATTCTGTTAGATATGCAGGAGGATTAGGATTCCCAGGCGTATCGGGCTTCTTGAATGAATGGGGAAGCATTGCGCCAAACATAGCGGACAATTACTTCGCGCTGTGGGATCCTTTGAATAGAAAATGGGTTCGAATAGCCGGGACATATGACGATTATAATAATGGAACCCCCGTCGGCGTACCGACTGATCCAACTCGTTTGATTTGCATGTTCTGA
- a CDS encoding FAD-dependent oxidoreductase: MNNDNQQAVHWDAVYDVVVVGSGAGAMTAALRAHDQGLSVLMVEKAAEYGGTTAISGGGIWIPCNDQIEALGGNDSREQAQAYLRATVGEDYDPARMDAYLEHGPRMVGYLAAQAQTYFRAVKRYPDYYPEREGGKPGYRTMEPASFDAARLGDEFQRLRAPSPATLIAGRIAMTQVEAHTILAKEPGWLWLTARLGLKYMADFAWRRRTPRDRRLTLGNALVASLRAAMQARQIELWLQAPMRSLLSHGGKVTGLVVERQGKPVNVRAAFGVILGCGGFEADQLMREQYLPSPTRAEWTAAPPINTGDGIRAGLAQGADVALMDHVWGAPTVRVPGEEKQRALFVERAFPRCIMVNGRGERFVNEAAPYTDIIYAMYADQARTGANVPAWLIFDAEYRKRYPCGVLLPGSVQPDSKIPEGWLDNVIYRADSLAALAGKIGVSAAGLGQSVQRFNQMAAQGVDTQFGKGDSLFDRYYGDSNCRPNPCLGPVERGPFYALRIDAGELGTKGGLRTDADARVLRADGAVIEGLYAIGNTSAALMGKTYPGPGSTIGPAMTFGFIAADHLARQVPIEQVERVGEGALQ, from the coding sequence ATGAACAATGACAATCAGCAGGCTGTGCACTGGGACGCCGTCTACGACGTGGTCGTGGTCGGCTCAGGGGCCGGCGCCATGACGGCGGCGTTGCGTGCCCACGACCAGGGGCTGTCGGTCCTGATGGTGGAAAAGGCCGCCGAGTACGGCGGCACCACGGCCATCTCCGGTGGCGGGATCTGGATCCCCTGCAACGACCAGATCGAAGCGCTCGGCGGCAACGATTCACGCGAGCAGGCCCAGGCCTACCTGCGGGCCACGGTCGGCGAGGACTACGACCCGGCGCGCATGGACGCCTACCTGGAGCATGGCCCGCGCATGGTCGGCTACCTGGCCGCCCAGGCGCAGACGTACTTTCGCGCCGTGAAGCGCTACCCGGACTACTACCCCGAGCGCGAGGGCGGCAAGCCCGGCTACCGCACCATGGAGCCGGCGAGCTTCGATGCGGCGCGCCTGGGGGATGAATTCCAGCGCCTGCGCGCGCCGTCGCCGGCCACCCTGATCGCCGGGCGCATCGCCATGACCCAGGTCGAGGCCCACACCATCCTGGCCAAGGAGCCTGGCTGGCTGTGGCTCACCGCCCGCCTGGGCCTCAAGTACATGGCCGACTTTGCCTGGCGCCGGCGCACACCGCGTGACCGGCGCCTGACCTTGGGCAATGCCCTGGTCGCCAGCCTGCGCGCGGCGATGCAGGCTCGGCAGATCGAGCTGTGGCTGCAAGCGCCGATGCGCAGCCTGTTGAGCCATGGGGGCAAGGTGACGGGGTTGGTGGTCGAGCGCCAGGGCAAGCCTGTGAACGTGCGCGCGGCGTTTGGGGTGATCCTCGGTTGCGGGGGCTTCGAGGCCGATCAGCTGATGCGCGAGCAGTACCTGCCCAGCCCGACCCGCGCCGAATGGACGGCCGCGCCGCCGATCAATACCGGTGATGGCATCCGCGCGGGCCTGGCTCAGGGCGCGGACGTGGCGCTGATGGACCACGTGTGGGGCGCACCGACCGTGCGTGTGCCGGGCGAGGAGAAGCAGCGAGCGTTGTTCGTCGAACGGGCGTTTCCGCGCTGCATCATGGTCAACGGTCGGGGCGAGCGCTTCGTCAACGAGGCCGCGCCGTACACGGACATCATCTACGCCATGTACGCCGACCAGGCGCGCACCGGCGCGAACGTACCGGCCTGGCTGATCTTCGATGCTGAATACCGCAAACGCTACCCCTGCGGCGTGTTGTTGCCAGGGTCGGTGCAGCCGGACAGCAAGATCCCCGAAGGCTGGCTGGACAACGTCATCTACCGCGCCGACAGCCTGGCGGCGCTGGCGGGCAAGATCGGCGTGAGCGCGGCGGGGCTTGGGCAGAGCGTGCAGCGCTTCAACCAGATGGCGGCACAGGGCGTGGACACCCAGTTCGGCAAGGGCGACAGCCTGTTCGACCGTTACTACGGCGACAGCAACTGCCGGCCCAACCCGTGCCTGGGGCCGGTGGAACGCGGGCCGTTCTATGCCCTGCGCATCGATGCCGGGGAACTGGGTACCAAGGGCGGCCTGCGCACCGACGCCGATGCCCGCGTGTTGCGCGCGGACGGGGCGGTGATCGAGGGGTTGTATGCCATCGGCAATACCAGCGCGGCGTTGATGGGCAAGACGTATCCAGGGCCGGGATCGACCATTGGGCCGGCGATGACCTTTGGCTTCATTGCGGCCGATCATCTGGCGCGGCAGGTCCCGATCGAGCAGGTGGAACGGGTGGGGGAAGGGGCTTTGCAGTAG